DNA from Hyphomicrobiales bacterium:
GCGACGTTGAAGTTGTATCGCTGGAAGAAGCAGAGCCCAAAGGCACGCTTGATGACGACGATGATGACGATGATGATGACAATGCCGACGTCATTCCCGACATCGACACGACCGACATCGATGGCGATGATGCCGTCAGCGAAGACGATGACACGTTCCTGGAAGATGACGACGATGACGCCGATCCGGCTGTCGCCGTTATTCCCGGCCGGGACGATGACGACACCTAGGTCGGCTGCGCACTGTCCTTGACGAACGGACCAGGTTGGGGTGGCGAAAACTGTGCCTTGCGCTGTGCATTGGCCGGTTGACCACCCTTAAAGCCTGACGTAAAGACGCCAAATACGCCCGCGCCGGAATGCTGATTGGCAGTCACTGCGCGGACCCATATGGGGCCATAGCTCAGCTGGGAGAGCGCTTCGCTGGCAGCGAAGAGGTCAGGAGTTCGATCCTCCTTGGCTCCACCATTTTCCGTAGACCATTCGACTCTCCTGCCGTCCGCTCTTTGCGTGGTCAGCGCTCGCCGCGTCGGTAGGGTACCATCAGGGCTTCGGGGACTTGTGCGCGGCGGGCGACCAAGATGAGCGCGGCGATCGACAGCAGATAAGGTGCCATCAGGAACAGCTGGTAGGGCACGCCTTCGACCACGGTCTGCAAGCGCAATTGGAAGGCGTCAAAGAGCGCGAACAACAGCGCGCCGATCAGCGCTTTGCCAGGTCGCCAGGACGCGAAGACCACCAACGCGATGCAAATCCAGCCGCGACCCTGCACCATGTCAGGGAAGAAGCTGTTGAACGCTGCCATGGTCAAAAACGCGCCGCCGACCGCCATCAGCGCTGACCCGGCCATCACCGCGCCGATACGAATCATCAAGGGGTCCAGGCCCTGCGCATCGACGGCATGGGGGTTCTCGCCGGTCATGCGGATCGCCAGGCCGAGCGGCGTGCGTGCCAG
Protein-coding regions in this window:
- a CDS encoding TIGR02300 family protein, yielding MAKQQLGTKRICPETGKKFYDLGRDPVVSPYTGTSYPLSAFDLTKKTTKPAEEEEKTEKEETETVDSEDTGDVEVVSLEEAEPKGTLDDDDDDDDDDNADVIPDIDTTDIDGDDAVSEDDDTFLEDDDDDADPAVAVIPGRDDDDT